A window of the Butyricimonas faecalis genome harbors these coding sequences:
- a CDS encoding toprim domain-containing protein, giving the protein MERTDIDTMRQISLADFLARLGHEPVRRSGNELWYLAPYRNERTPSFRVNVAKRLWYDFGLGKGGDIFTLAGEFARSGDFMAQARFIAETARMPFVASEKPLFLPEPSEPAFEGVEAVPLLRSPLTEYLAERGIPYAVASRHCCRLNYGVRGKRYFAIGFPNVAGGYEIRSRYFKGCVPPKDVSLIKPKDTASDVCSVFEGFMDFLSAAALGIGGNSDSLVLNSVANVGKAVKHLDGYGRIDCFLDRDEAGRRTLEALKGYYGGRVTDRSALHDGYKDLNEYLQLTAKNEQ; this is encoded by the coding sequence ATGGAACGGACGGATATAGACACCATGAGGCAAATATCCCTCGCGGACTTTCTCGCACGGCTGGGACATGAGCCTGTACGGAGAAGCGGAAACGAGCTGTGGTATCTCGCGCCGTACCGCAATGAGCGCACGCCCTCTTTCCGCGTGAACGTGGCGAAACGGCTCTGGTACGATTTCGGTTTGGGCAAGGGCGGTGACATCTTCACGCTTGCCGGGGAGTTTGCCCGAAGCGGCGACTTCATGGCGCAGGCGAGATTCATAGCGGAAACCGCCCGTATGCCGTTTGTCGCATCGGAAAAGCCGTTGTTCCTGCCGGAGCCGTCCGAACCTGCCTTTGAGGGAGTGGAAGCCGTCCCGCTGCTCCGCTCACCATTAACAGAGTATCTGGCGGAACGGGGCATCCCTTATGCCGTTGCATCCCGCCACTGCTGCCGCCTGAACTACGGCGTGCGTGGAAAGCGGTATTTCGCAATCGGTTTCCCGAACGTGGCTGGCGGCTATGAAATCCGTAGCCGCTACTTCAAGGGTTGCGTACCACCGAAAGATGTGTCACTGATAAAACCGAAAGATACCGCCTCTGACGTATGCAGCGTGTTTGAGGGCTTCATGGACTTTCTGTCCGCTGCTGCACTCGGTATAGGCGGCAATAGCGACAGCCTTGTGCTGAACTCCGTTGCCAACGTGGGTAAGGCGGTGAAACACTTGGACGGGTACGGGCGCATAGACTGCTTCCTCGACCGTGACGAAGCCGGACGGAGGACGCTGGAAGCCCTCAAAGGATATTACGGCGGACGTGTCACCGACCGTTCCGCACTCCATGACGGTTACAAGGACTTGAACGAGTATCTGCAACTGACAGCAAAAAATGAACAATAA
- a CDS encoding conjugal transfer protein TraO, whose amino-acid sequence MRKYIAIIIASLALFTGQAYAQRCLPKMQGIEVRANLADGFKPGGNDGGYSFGAALSTYTKKGNKWMFGGEYLLKNNPYKDTAIPVVQFTAEGGYYFKILSDARKIMFVYAGASALVGYESVNWGEKVLQDGSTLHNRDAFIYGGALTLDVEFYVADRIALLANLRERCLWGGDTRKFHTQFGVGIKFIIN is encoded by the coding sequence ATGAGAAAGTACATCGCAATCATCATCGCGTCGCTTGCCCTGTTCACGGGGCAGGCGTACGCCCAGCGATGTCTGCCGAAAATGCAGGGCATCGAGGTAAGGGCGAATCTGGCGGACGGCTTCAAACCCGGCGGCAACGACGGCGGGTACAGTTTCGGGGCGGCTCTCTCCACCTACACGAAGAAGGGCAACAAATGGATGTTCGGAGGTGAGTATCTCCTGAAGAACAACCCGTACAAGGATACCGCCATACCTGTGGTGCAGTTCACGGCGGAAGGCGGCTACTATTTCAAGATACTTTCCGATGCCCGTAAAATCATGTTCGTCTATGCGGGGGCTTCGGCTCTCGTCGGATATGAATCGGTGAATTGGGGCGAAAAGGTGCTGCAAGACGGCTCGACCCTGCATAACCGGGACGCCTTCATCTATGGCGGTGCGCTGACGCTGGACGTGGAGTTTTACGTGGCTGACCGTATCGCCCTGCTCGCCAATCTCCGGGAGCGTTGCCTGTGGGGTGGCGACACACGAAAGTTCCACACGCAGTTCGGGGTCGGCATCAAGTTCATCATCAACTGA
- the traN gene encoding conjugative transposon protein TraN, translating to MRKVIMMFALAMGIATANAQENVTVGQSNGSEQPTLTKEVYPQKEADGDLYHGLTRKLGFDRMVPPHGLEVTYDKTVHVIFPAEVRYVDLGSPDLIAGKAEGAENVIRVKATVRNFPNETNMSVITEDGSFYTFNVKYATEPLLLNVEMCDFIHDGEAVNRPNNAQEIYLKELGSESPMLVRLIMKSIHKQNKREVKHIGCKRFGIQYLLKGIYTHNGLLYFHTEIRNQSNVPFDVDYITWKIVDKKVMKRTAVQERIILPLRAQNYATLVPGKKSERTVFTMAKFTIPDGKCLVVELNEKNGGRHQSFVIENEDLVRANNINELQVR from the coding sequence ATGAGAAAAGTAATCATGATGTTTGCCCTCGCTATGGGCATCGCAACTGCCAACGCGCAGGAAAACGTAACCGTTGGGCAAAGCAACGGAAGTGAACAACCGACCTTGACAAAGGAGGTCTATCCGCAGAAGGAGGCGGACGGCGACCTGTATCACGGTCTGACGAGAAAGCTGGGTTTTGACCGCATGGTTCCCCCGCACGGCTTGGAAGTGACCTACGACAAGACCGTGCATGTCATCTTCCCGGCGGAAGTGCGCTATGTCGATTTAGGCTCGCCCGACCTGATTGCGGGCAAAGCCGAAGGTGCGGAGAACGTCATCCGCGTGAAGGCTACCGTGAGGAACTTCCCGAACGAAACCAACATGTCCGTAATCACGGAGGACGGGAGTTTTTACACCTTCAACGTGAAGTATGCCACCGAACCGCTGCTGCTCAACGTGGAGATGTGCGACTTCATCCATGACGGCGAGGCGGTGAACCGTCCGAACAATGCGCAGGAAATCTACCTGAAAGAGCTGGGCAGTGAAAGTCCCATGCTGGTGCGCCTTATCATGAAGTCCATCCACAAGCAGAACAAACGTGAGGTGAAGCATATCGGCTGCAAGCGTTTCGGCATCCAGTACCTTCTGAAAGGCATCTACACGCACAACGGGCTTCTGTATTTCCACACGGAAATCAGGAACCAGAGCAACGTGCCTTTCGATGTGGACTACATCACATGGAAAATCGTGGACAAGAAGGTGATGAAGCGTACCGCAGTGCAGGAGCGTATCATCCTGCCGCTCCGTGCGCAGAACTACGCCACGCTCGTGCCGGGCAAAAAAAGCGAACGCACGGTCTTCACGATGGCGAAGTTCACCATCCCCGACGGCAAGTGTCTCGTGGTGGAGCTGAACGAGAAGAACGGAGGTCGTCATCAGTCTTTCGTGATCGAGAATGAGGATTTGGTGCGTGCCAATAACATCAACGAACTCCAAGTGCGCTGA
- the traM gene encoding conjugative transposon protein TraM — translation MEQTKNETKIENKTESKSESTAAPDNKGKPKKERKPLTEAQRLKRQKMIVLPAMVLVFIGAMWLIFAPSSGKEQEPGTGGYNIEMPDADKENRRIIGDKAKAYEQGAMEERQENRSRAMQQLGDLFDRETAAADGDSDFDLANPGGTEEAVKPTPKTIQSSAAAYRDLNATLGNFYEQPKNDNAEMDELLERIATLESELESGKERSSTMDEQVALMEKSYELAAKYMGGQNGTQAAAGQTAEPSPVQKAGKNTAKPVRQVTHQVVSSLGQPVSNAEFVASFSQERNRSFNTAVGVTTVSDRNTIPAYVYGTQSVTDGQAVRLRLLEPMAVADRIIPRNAVVVGAAKIQGERLGIEITSLEHDGTIIPVELEVYDTDGQPGIFIPNSMEMNAVREVAANMGGSLGSSINISTNAGAQLASDLGKGLIQGTSQYIAKKMRTVKVHLKAGYRVMLYQEVN, via the coding sequence ATGGAACAGACGAAGAACGAAACGAAGATTGAGAACAAGACGGAGAGCAAGTCCGAAAGCACGGCTGCACCCGACAACAAGGGGAAGCCGAAAAAGGAGCGCAAGCCGCTGACCGAAGCCCAACGGCTGAAACGTCAGAAAATGATAGTGCTGCCCGCTATGGTGCTGGTATTCATCGGGGCGATGTGGCTGATATTCGCCCCGTCCTCCGGCAAAGAGCAGGAGCCGGGAACAGGCGGCTACAACATCGAGATGCCCGACGCGGACAAGGAGAACCGCCGGATTATCGGTGACAAGGCGAAAGCCTACGAACAGGGCGCAATGGAGGAAAGGCAGGAGAACCGCAGCCGCGCCATGCAGCAGTTGGGCGACCTGTTCGACCGCGAAACTGCGGCAGCGGATGGAGACAGCGATTTCGACCTTGCCAATCCCGGCGGAACAGAAGAGGCCGTGAAGCCCACACCGAAGACCATCCAATCCTCGGCAGCCGCCTACCGTGACCTCAATGCCACGCTCGGCAACTTCTACGAGCAGCCGAAAAACGACAATGCGGAGATGGACGAACTGCTGGAACGCATCGCCACCCTCGAATCCGAACTGGAAAGCGGAAAAGAGAGAAGCTCCACGATGGACGAGCAGGTGGCACTCATGGAAAAATCCTACGAGCTGGCGGCGAAGTACATGGGCGGGCAGAACGGCACGCAGGCGGCAGCGGGACAGACCGCAGAGCCGTCCCCCGTGCAGAAAGCCGGAAAGAACACGGCAAAACCCGTCAGGCAGGTGACGCATCAGGTGGTGTCCTCGCTCGGACAGCCCGTGAGCAATGCCGAATTTGTCGCTTCCTTCTCGCAGGAGCGCAACCGCAGTTTCAACACGGCGGTGGGCGTCACGACCGTATCGGACAGGAACACCATACCGGCATATGTCTATGGGACGCAGAGCGTGACGGACGGGCAGGCGGTCAGGTTGCGCTTGCTGGAGCCGATGGCGGTAGCAGACCGGATCATCCCCCGTAATGCGGTGGTGGTCGGCGCAGCCAAGATTCAGGGCGAACGGCTCGGCATCGAAATCACCTCTCTGGAACACGACGGTACGATTATCCCGGTGGAGTTGGAGGTCTATGACACGGACGGGCAGCCCGGCATATTCATCCCCAACTCGATGGAGATGAACGCCGTCAGGGAGGTTGCCGCCAACATGGGCGGCTCGCTCGGCAGCAGCATCAACATCTCCACCAATGCCGGGGCGCAGCTCGCCTCCGACTTGGGCAAGGGGCTGATACAAGGCACGAGCCAGTACATTGCCAAGAAGATGCGCACCGTCAAGGTGCATCTGAAAGCCGGGTACAGGGTCATGCTCTATCAGGAAGTGAATTAA
- a CDS encoding TraL conjugative transposon family protein encodes MKKIKKSFWGAYWKLHDKKKMLVARLRGYLDGLPPKTRRRIVLAMLAAFSALALYTFGKAVYDIGRNDGSRMVTDHAGQVELSVKTDNNHNVTPYLYGTDEERNED; translated from the coding sequence ATGAAGAAAATCAAGAAATCATTTTGGGGCGCATATTGGAAACTCCACGACAAAAAGAAAATGCTGGTGGCAAGGCTCAGGGGCTATCTGGACGGCTTGCCGCCAAAGACACGCAGGCGCATCGTGCTGGCGATGCTCGCCGCATTCTCCGCGCTTGCCCTCTACACCTTCGGCAAAGCCGTGTATGACATCGGCAGGAATGACGGCAGCCGGATGGTGACAGACCATGCCGGACAGGTGGAACTGTCCGTGAAGACGGATAACAATCATAACGTAACACCTTATTTATATGGAACAGACGAAGAACGAAACGAAGATTGA
- the traK gene encoding conjugative transposon protein TraK, with protein sequence MEFKSLKNIESSFRQIRLFGIVFLSLCAVITVWSVWSSYRFAERQREKIYVLDNGKSLMLALSQDLSQNRPAEAREHVRRFHELFFTLSPEKSAIEHNVKRALLLADKSVYNYYSDFAEKGYYNRIIAGNINQVLKVDSVVCDFNGYPYRAVTYATQKIIRQSNVTERSLVTTCRLLNSSRSDNNPNGFTIEGFTIIENKDLQTIKR encoded by the coding sequence ATGGAATTCAAGTCACTCAAAAACATCGAATCATCGTTCAGGCAGATACGCCTGTTCGGTATCGTCTTCCTCTCGCTGTGCGCCGTGATAACGGTATGGAGCGTGTGGAGTTCCTACCGCTTCGCGGAACGGCAGCGTGAGAAGATCTATGTGCTGGACAACGGCAAGTCGCTGATGCTGGCACTCTCGCAGGACTTGTCGCAGAACCGTCCGGCGGAAGCGAGGGAGCATGTGCGCCGCTTCCACGAACTGTTTTTCACGCTCTCGCCCGAAAAGAGCGCGATAGAACACAACGTAAAGCGTGCGTTGTTGCTGGCGGACAAGAGCGTGTACAACTACTATTCGGACTTCGCCGAGAAGGGGTACTACAACCGCATCATCGCCGGGAACATCAACCAAGTGCTGAAGGTGGACAGCGTGGTATGCGACTTCAACGGCTATCCCTACCGTGCCGTGACCTACGCCACGCAGAAGATTATCCGGCAGAGCAACGTCACCGAGCGCAGCCTCGTGACCACGTGCCGCCTCTTGAACTCGTCCCGTTCGGACAACAACCCGAACGGGTTCACCATCGAGGGATTCACCATCATCGAGAACAAGGATTTACAAACCATCAAAAGGTAA